One stretch of Candidatus Binatia bacterium DNA includes these proteins:
- a CDS encoding acyl-CoA thioesterase II, which translates to MPPILLLALLDVEEIDADLYRGHNESGRPGRIFGGQVASQSLVAA; encoded by the coding sequence ATGCCACCCATCCTGCTGCTGGCGTTGCTCGACGTCGAGGAGATCGACGCCGACCTCTACCGCGGTCACAACGAGAGTGGCCGCCCCGGCCGCATCTTCGGCGGGCAGGTGGCCTCGCAGTCGCTGGTGGCGGCC